The Garra rufa chromosome 20, GarRuf1.0, whole genome shotgun sequence genome contains the following window.
CGAACACACtgtttcccaatactaaatactactgttatttatataaaatcttatttattgaaCAATAATATGTAATAacttttactttttaataaaagtaataaaagttgctaggcaattcagtcaaaagtacaaatgCAGCGCTCtcatatacagcattaaattgacataaaataaaatggccaaggtaaggctgctcttggtgggttcatgagcgctgaatgcccactgatgccctggagctcacatctctgaaaacatCAAAGCCATTTCAAATTCAAATAGACTTTATCATATTTAACAAACCACATagttgaagtctaaacaagtacattctcgcctgaaaaatacattctgtgacacaaaaacgtcttatttatacaattttagttGAATTGGGCATCCAAAAGACAATCTCTGTGCGAAATACTGCAAGCGGAATGATACACATAGTGAAATACAGCAAAACATCAAAGcacattttcaaataggtgttatctttattaacaaaccacaaatttgaagtctaaacaagtatttTCTCGtctaaaaaaaactcttaaaactacattccgtgacagaaaaacagtattatttaaataattatagtggatttgggcataGTGCATAGTGCATCTACTATGGTAGACGCATCATGcgctggctgttgtgaacgcgctcaggagaGTAGAAAGTTGCAgtgaatcagaggtaaataatgatataaatactgttcagtttattgcacagaccgatcgttttcgTCGCGAGCCGCAGTTGGTTTTGTCTGTGGTTTTGTTACTTttaagatttggtgcccattcactgccattatatgactgacaaagtgcaacagtttgagtaaaaaatatttgtttgtgttctactgaagaaacaaagtgatctacatcttggatgccctgggggtaagcagatcaacatcacattttcatttttgggtaaactatccctttaaaaataaaggtgctttaaaaggttcttcacagcgatgccatagaagaaccatttttggttccacaaagaaccatttagtctttcttacctttttataatctgaagaaccgtcttttgccacaaagaactttGAAACGAAGTAAAACATCAAAGTCATCTTTCAAATCagatctttattaacaaaccacatatttgaagtctaaacaagtacattctcatctaaaaaaaaaaactcttaaaactacagtgccttgcgaaattattcataaataatttttttcaaattttgttatattgctgccttatgttacaccactttaaattactttttttccccacatcaatctacacaccctactccataatggcaaaagaaaaagtaggtttttaacatttgtgcaaatttattaaaaataaaaaactgaaaagatcccgtatTCATAccattttctgggacactcaaaatttagctcaggagcattcatattgcttctagatgttactacacttcgagtggagttaaagtgtggcaaattcatttgaatgagtatgatttagaaaggcacacacctctcagaaaaggtctgacagctgaaaatgcatatcagagcaaaaaccaagtcctgaggtcaagataactgcctgtagagctcagtgacagacttgtgttaaggcaatgatctagggaagagttcagaaaaagatctgctgcattgaaggttcacagaagcattatccataatggaagacgactggaacaactaggactctagaaaatgtctgccagcccccatccaagctgacagagcttgagaggtgaaaaggtgaggcaaataGTCAAATAGACAGCTCAAAGataattatagtggatttgggtgtccgccatgaccctgctgtgagaaataccacaagcGTAGTGATGGCAAATGCTGAAAAGGGTGGcgttccgatatcactagaatatcacactcctctcagccaatcagatttgaggactaGCGGAAATGTACATAGCCTAgtgcacattttaaaaatgttgttaaaaaaaagtaataaaagtgATTATTAAGTACACGTACGTTGCCTTTTTAATCTTTAATTTCTTTATATTAGTATTAATTcctacatttataatataaaactaGGCTGAATTAATTTTTTGAGGAAATAAGGAATTAGGAAAATGTCATACTGCACTGATTtggcattcaaatattttttaaacatcaaTCATTACAAATAAATCtgcttttaatttaataataataaaatatgcagctaaacattataataaatattttcttcATTGTGACCATAGGATGGTTACACCACCTTGAAATCTGTCACATATGAATAACGATCTACATCCGCCATCTGCTGGTGAATCAGTGCTGGTGCTTGTGTGAATGACAGTGAAATCACTGTTTTACTCGTAAATACACCTAAAAATAAGTCGCATCAACATTTACACATAGTCAGTTGataaattaataaagtaaataaatgaatatgacGAATAATTCAAGAGAAGTGTAATGCAGACTTGAGGGCAGGGTGTGTGTAGCGCAGCCCAGCCCCAACATGACACACAGCCAAAGGGGAGGAACCGATCACCCTTACTCGCATTATTATCAGTGAAAATCACTGAATTAAACACCCACGAGACCCAACAGGGAATAAAAGTTTCATATCAAGCAGAAAATGTCGTTCATTCCCGGTCAGCCTGTCACAGCTGTTGTGGTGAGTTTGCATTCAGTATGAGAAAGTTTTAGCATGTGAAGCTTCACTAGCATCAGTGCCTTCAGCTTTGTGTGCGGTGCTTTAGTGTTTTAAACCATGACAGTGATTCATTTTATGTCGTTTGACTGGGGAAGCGATTAATGTAAACATGGTTAGGGTTCCGGATACTAATCTATGGCTTGACAGGACAGTTTGGATAAGTTTATTTGAGTTTAAGCTAACAGTTGACATTATGGAAAGGGTTAGCGCGCTAGGCTAACGTTAGCCCGGGGCGAacaatagttatttatttattattcagtttttttttttgtttttgttttttagttattattattattattattaagattatATAAAAGTATTATAGTTCAAAATATAACGGAATCCAACGTTTTACTTGTAAATTAGAGCAAAATCAAAGTGTTCATGTGGCTTCATTGAAATGGAATGCACTTTATACAAAGCTTGCCGATCATTTTTGGTATCCACTTAATATTAAAATACTAATTTAATTGGGGTTAATTgttcttttgtattttattcagtCTGATGTGATGTCACTCAGGTGTGAAGTAAGTAGGTGTGGTTCATGTTTTCGTTCAGGTAGTGCTGCCATATATGGTCATAAACAGTTGCGCCATAGGATATGTCTGATACACTAGTTGGCCTCCTACCTAGACAGCAATTTTGGGCGTTTTTCTTAAAAATACTGCCTATGTATATAGGAAACTACATTTTGAGACATAATGTGCCTGACTTATAACTCAGCTCAACTCAGTCTTTTGCTTTCCTCTCTATTTCAGCAACGAATTGAGATTCACAAACTACGGGATGGTGATAATTTAATATTAGGATTCAGCATTGGTGGGGGAATCGACCAAGATTCTAGCCAGAATCCTTTTTCCGAAGACAAAACAGACAAGGTGAAAAATCATGTTTAAAAAATGGACCTATATTCAGACTGAGGCAGTTTTCTGCCTGTGTCATTCAGAAGTGACTCTTCTAATTTTATTAATGTCACAGGGAATCTATGTCACACGTGTGTCTAAAGGGGGACCTGCAGAGGTGGCTGGTCTCAGGATGGGAGACAAAATCATGCAGGTGAGACATACAAACCTGTCAGCTATAATATAAGAAATTATCAGCTGTGATTTCTCACAGTGATAGAAAGTCTTGtccagggcccgtattcataaaaaaaatcttagtgcaaactagtgacaaaattctaagaaaattcttagaaatgtgggtgtttcctctttaaaattaaagaaaaaatcctagtaaagaaaaaagtaattcagaaagaatcttaacccttaaaagaggtcttaagatccaaattgttaggagtagggacgaggacttttaagaggcttaagagtttctttagcagtggagaacactgacaaaacatgaggagggcaatgcaatattttgcacacaatgcatgacagTGATTTCATAAGATGCTACACATGAGGTTCTGCTGATATAACGTTTGTGACTGATTTTAttagagacatgctaacatcTCTGACATTGTGCGGAAATGGAAGAAATCACTAGATTTATTACATGAACTTATTTGGCAACTGGAAACAATGCAACTATGCAGCAGTAATAATTTGGGTATGTTCACAACCTTCTATAAGCAAAGAGATCACACAAACCTTAATGTGCTGCTGTTCATTAcctatcaaatacattaaatacaacattaacagtgtggtaaataaaaaaatatataaacataaaatatataaacttatatGTGTGTGTGGTAATGcggtaaaacataaaaaaatatgccTATAATTGCAAAGTGAAGGCTTGAACTAGACCCTACACTTAAAAGTgctcttttatttccttcttggacaaccaaccaatcacagtcttcaaaaggctgtgtcatagctagcaacggggtcaaccccgcctccacactaagataaaagtttttgtcttttctttactcagagttgctcttagattgatcctgaatcactcttaagctaagactcctttttttaagataaattaaaaGCTTTCTGAGAGGTTTCTTAGAATCTTTAAGAATACGGGCCCAGGTctctaagggtgtactcacactaggcagtttgaaccgtgcccgagtgcatttgaccaccaaagcgcgctTCGTTTGACTAATCATGCTCGGGCTTGGTTCatggcaaccgtgcctagtgtgagtacaccctaaacaaaacgattccttattttactaaattaatctCCTCTAGAGGGTGctgtatccctgctgaaaaaacagctaaaaccagcctaggctggttggctggttttagccggtcaaccaggctggtttagaggggttttggccactttcccagccttgccagactggtcttagctgggagaccaccagctaaaaccagctacttccaacttAAACCAGGCCTAGGCTTTCAGCTGGGATCaccattattttttttacatattgtgACACTTAAAGCAGTGACTAAACCCAAAAtagaaaattgtcattatttactcactattTGAATTTTACATGTTGTTTTAAGGGTGACCCATTATGCCTCTTTTTGTAGTAAAGTCTCTGATGTCTCCAGAGTTTGTAggtgaagttttagctcaaaatacctgACAGATCATTTTTATAGCTTATTGTAAATTAACACTTTTAGGGTTTGAGCTAAAACGTGCCATTTTTGTGTTTGTgcctttaacccttaaatgcatgactgtttcgccaatcattattacatgttagggtctttagcgaccccgacctatatatccagcacggatggatctctaacttctaCAATAGCAAGAAattctcttgatattttaagaacgttttttttttttttttttttaaatcaaacatattttgttaccttttaaaacTTACAAGagttcaatttgagcagatgattttaggATCGCCGTCATCCTCAAAGCGCatttccacagtacattcagcatctggctgaCATTCGCtgccagtgttgggggtaatgcattacaagtaacgcaagttatgtaataatattactttttccaagtaactagtaaagtagcaaatcactttttaattgacaagaaaatatctgagttactttttcaaataagtaacaccagttactttccccccccatttattgattaaaagctttcCTGTTCCCATGTTGAGAAAatttgtgagtaagatgttactttagttctagaataaatgtgaacatgcattcatTTATCTCACTTACTAAataaaacagatacagtattcctcaaaatgaataaaaacagtcagattcacctgcaataattaaatatgttaaatacaaatatcctttatgtatttaatctgtttttattaaccaatgtctttgctaccAACCTTCAatattgctaaagagttgacattttttcttctgaggtctactgtacagacatgaatttacttttctctaagcctgaggcttttggtgtgaaaaggcttttacatttgccgaaaatataactttttatattaaaaacaaacaagcaagccctgcccagatttaaaaagtaatgcaaaaacaacaaagcattactttccataaaaagtaactaatgtaattagttacttttttagggagtaactcaatattgtaatgcattacttttaaaagtaactttccccaacactattCACAGCTTATATACCACATCCACCATCtaataacagtgacatttatattttgttGTGTACAGTAATTGCTTTGCAATTCAAACCAGTTAAATTTTTGCTGATGAGATTCTGTTGATTTATGTCTGCCatagttatgagtgaaacatcacgtcattattgtctattaaacAGTGCCATCTCGAGGAATAAAGGTGATTTTGCACATATTGagtcagatatttacatatttttgcgcacGAAAAAAAATACTTGCACTGTTACACATCTTgggtctctagcgaccctatacactttgtacaaaaaaataatcagaaaacagatattcttgtatattttgttactgtttttttcttgttatattgcTTATACTAAATAtattgaggaatactaagaaagttgatgtTAAACTTGAAAAAATCAAGGAGGGTGAGGTTAGTGAATGACGTCCTGGGTTGCTAAAGAcctgaggtatgcatttaagggttaaatgtAAGCTGGTGCTCCCGGCCCCCTTTTCAGAAGAGGGCGGAGCTTCAAGAGCCAGCAAAAAGCAAACAGGACAGTCTCACATACTGAAAATCTCAGAAACTCTCAATAGCAGTGTTCAGCCCTAGAAACAGAAATCGGTTTAAAAGCCAGTCATCTGATTGTACTGTGCATAATAAATGCGTGTTTATGaattacagtcgtggccaaaagttttgagaatgacacaaatattagttttcacaaagttgctgctaaactgcttttagatctttgtttcagttgtttctgtgatgtactgaaaaataattacaagcacttcatacgttttaaagtcttttatcgacaattacatgacatttatgcaaagagtcagtatttgctgtgttggcccttctttttcagggcctctgcaattcgactgggcatgctctcaatcaacttcttggccaaatcctgactgacagcaacccattctttcataatcactccttggagtttgtcagaattagtgggtttttgtttgtccacctgcctcttgaggattgacaacaagttctcaatgggattaagatctggggagtttccaggccatggacccaaaatttcaacgttttggtcccgagccacttagttatcacttttgccttatggcacggtgctccatcgtgctggaaaatgcattgttcttcaccaaactgttgttggattgttggaagaagttgctgttggagggtgttttggtaccattctttattcatggctgtgtttttgggcaaaattgtgagtgagcccactcccttggatgagaagcaaccccacacatgaatggtctcaggatgctttactgttggcatgacacaggactgatggtagcgctcacctagtgttgtttttggcggccgattttagttttagtctagtctttgtgtgaacctgacattttagtttttattagttttagtcaagttcatacaccttttagtctagtcaagttttagtcgactaaaagtctgagcattttagtcttattttagtcagaattacccatgactattttagtctagttttagtcgacgaaaactgattacatttagtctatttttagtaatgcaattttatttaacccagtcaatatagtataagtacctagtaTAGACAAAACTAAAGTTTTCTTTTAGctaaacccatttcaaacaaggttatattattattttttttgttaccttataggctgaaaaatgcatccattgcagaagatgctctaatttgaatttacaacatttattttacctaccaaacatgttagaagtacacacacataaataaaaatttaataaaaacaataaataaaatagcatgaCAATGCCAggaaaaataaacaaacagagAAACAAGGTTTGAATGGTCAAGCTACAATTTACTAAAAATTAATGATGTGATGTTCGACACAGAAGCTTCgaataataaaattaatcaacttaacaatattcttaatttacttgatCATCTATGCATACAAGAATcttttgtacttttattttttttaagtttatttacagattaattcatttataccttctgtaagtaaaatatttcttatggttttcttagcacaaatttatttattttatgaaattgtcCAAAAATTGCTTGGACAACTGGAATgcaaaagaaacgttttccacctttgaccacaagatgtcattagtgtacaacgtgttgaaaagcttcgagtaatgaacccttttagatacagttgatcccgttggtgcttcgaaaagctttttttttttttagtagaaaaaaaatgtatgtgttcttccttctttttcttctaacatttcgtttcgtctcgttttcgtcaacgaaaataaagagacattttagcatagtttttattttgtaaacaacatttagtctcgtttttaatCGTCAACGatatttcataatacattttatatagtcatcgtcacatgaccagcattttcgtttcgtctcgttttcgtcacgtgataaaggttcgttgacgacgatatttagtcataattttcgttgacgaaagcaacactacgctcaccttttcttctccggacaagcctttttccagatgccgcaaacaatcagaaagaggcttcatcggagaatatgactttgccccagtcctcagcagtccattcgccatactttttgcagaagatcaatctgtccctgatgtttttttttggagagaagtggcttctttgctgcccttattcacaccaggccatcttccaaaagtcttggcctcactgtgcgtgcagatgcgctcacacctgcctgctgccattcctgagcaagctctgcactggtggcactccgatcccgcagctgaatcctctttaggagacgatcctgacgcttgctggactttcttggacgccctgaagccttcttaacaagaattgaacctctttccttgaagttcttgatgatcctatcttataaattgttgatttaggtgcagtcatagtagccacaatatccttgcctgtgaagccattttatgcaacacaatgatggctgcacgcatttctttgcaggtcaccatggttaacaatggaagaacaatgatttcaagcatcaccctccttttaacatgtcaagtctgccattctaacccagtcagcctgacataatgacctccagccttgtgctcgtcaacattctcacctgagttaacaagacgattactgaaatgatctcagcaggtcctttaatggcagcagtgaaatgcagtggaaagtatttttcaggattaagttaattttcatggcaaagaaggactatgcaattcatctgatcactcttcgtaACATTCTGGAggatatgcaaattgctattataaacacttaagcagcaacttttccaatttccaatatttatttaattctctCAACTTTTGGCTACGACTGTACACAGATGGGGAGCATGACACGATAAAAATAACGACCCACTTGTGATTGTGTTCAAGTTGACTTCACATTGCTTTCATATGCAATTTTTATCACATTCCTATTTACAATCAATCTggtagcacatgaaggcagcatcagTGAAAACCGGCAAAGACAATGGTAGCTTTAGCAACATTAGCTTTACAGAGTGCCAAGAAGCTCTTTCAGAGAGGCAATTTGGAAAACAAAGGCTTGATACTTTGTCTAGAGCGAATGTTTGCGCACAAAGCGTTGGTATTGATCCCTCTTTCGCAATCAACCTTTGCGAAAATCCAGCGTTGAACTGACTCTTGTTTGTGAGGCAGTCTGGTGTTATGGTGACCTGTATGTAGGGAGAAATCTGGAATCACGTGTTCAGAGAGAGTTTATGACTTATtgagattatttaaaaaatgagtgAGTGGATTTTTACTATTACAGGCTGGTTGTTTTCACACACTGTGGCCACAGAACTGTTCAAACACCTTTATAAAAGGgatttttgcataataggtcccCTTTAAATCATATGCCGTCTGCTTTGTTTTTTGAACGTGAATAAGGATTGAGGTTTTCAAGCatttaaaatgaaagaaaaagcaTCATAAAAGCATCCTGTAATatatccttttttattttttactttttcatatGCCCTTAGTACTACTAACTATTGAGTGAATGAATTAAAATATGGCACATAGTTCAAGTCAAGGTTGCCAAGTCTGTTTTTCCCTTTCAACAAACATTATTTGTAGCATGCCTCCCATTCAATAATTGCAAAGAGCTTTGGGCTTTCTTACTGCTGATTAGAAACAAATTCTCAGTTCTCAAATTCTAGCCATTTTATCACAGAATTCATTATCCATCAGGGTTGGATGGGCAGGCGAACTCGTGAACCAAGTGTTTACAGTtagttaaataaaaacactagaAAGAAGCtaatttaatatatatgtatataaatatataaatatatagtgccttgcaaaagtatataCCCCTTTATCTTTTCATATTTTGTTGTTACTGCCTTAtgttatactgctttaaatttccttttgttttcacatcaatctacccTCCacaataatggcaaagcaaacaacaggtttttaacatctttgcaaatttattaaaaataaaaaacttaaatgattccattgcataagtattcatacccttatctgggacagtttaaatttagctcaggaacattcatattgcttgtagatgttactacacttcaaataAAGTATAAAGTTAACCTGTAGCAAATTCAAtttaatgggtatgatttggaaagagaCACACGTTCTAATAAAAGgtttaacagctgaaaatgcatatcagagcaaaaaccaagccctgagactgcatcaagccacacatttggggaagagttcagaaaatattctgctgcattgaaggttcacagaagcatgtagtctctgttacccttaatggaagaagtttgaaataaCCACAACTCTTCATAGAGCAATTAATGAAAAAGGGCTTTGGTTAGTGTGGTGACCAAGAAGTTGATGGTCACTTTAGTTGCTCAG
Protein-coding sequences here:
- the tax1bp3 gene encoding tax1-binding protein 3, translating into MSFIPGQPVTAVVQRIEIHKLRDGDNLILGFSIGGGIDQDSSQNPFSEDKTDKGIYVTRVSKGGPAEVAGLRMGDKIMQVNGWDMTMVTHDQARKKLTKKGEDVVRLLVTRKSLEEAVRHSMQH